One window of Hypomesus transpacificus isolate Combined female unplaced genomic scaffold, fHypTra1 scaffold_30, whole genome shotgun sequence genomic DNA carries:
- the LOC124463587 gene encoding LOW QUALITY PROTEIN: neurogenic locus notch homolog protein 1-like (The sequence of the model RefSeq protein was modified relative to this genomic sequence to represent the inferred CDS: deleted 2 bases in 1 codon), whose protein sequence is MHLFFVKLTFLVSFIALTRGLRCSTPTESCLNQGRCETAADGNGECKCSHGFVGSRCQHRDPCLPFPCQHGASCQAVPRGNLYEYSCSENLCLSSPCRNGGTCEMLNPREWRCQCPPGWSGKACQQADPCTSSPCANGGRCVPFDAHYICQCAPSFSGQTCGQDVNECAQSPSPCRNGGVCRNEVGSYRCQCPREYAGQNCERRYLPCSPSPCHNGGTCVQRGDTSYECSCVPGFSGQNCDHNIDDCPGHECHNGGTCVDGVNTYNCQCQPEFTGQFCTEDVDECQLMPNACQNGGTCNNAYGSYQCVCVNGWTGEDCSENIDDCASAACSAGSICHDRVASFYCECPHGSKGLLCHLNDACISNPCQKGSNCDTNPISGRAICTCPLGYFGAACDQDMDECSLGSNPCEHAGKCINTKGSFQCRCQHGFVGARCELDVNECKSNPCRNEATCLDQIGSFHCICMPGYEGVFCEVNTDECSSNPCFNNGKCKDKINTFDCECPTGFSGNHCQIDIDECASTPCQNGAQCTDGPNKYTCKCTEGYSGQHCETEINECSSGPCHYGDCIDGLATFTCSCRPGYTGRLCETNINECQSQPCRNGGTCQDRDNAYVCTCPKGTVGVNCEVNIDDCQSKPCDYGTCRDKIDGYECVCDPGYTGTMCNINVDECSPDPCHNGGTCQDGINGFTCACPDGYHDATCFSQVNECLSNPCIHGHCQDKVNGYDCLCDSGWSGKDCDVNNNECESNPCMNGGTCKDMTSGYTCSCRAGFTGPSCQANINECASNPCLNQGSCIDDVAGYKCNCFLPYTGENCETLLAPCSPLPCQNGGVCQESEDYESFSCVCPKGWQGHTCEVDINECVKSPCLHGATCQNSPGSYRCSCKPGYSGRDCEANMDDCKPNPCSNGGFCQDEVNSFACSCLPGFRGTRCEEDINECDSDPCQNDANCTDCVNSYTCTCSPGFGGINCENNTPDCTESSCFNSGTCVDGINTFTCLCPPGFTGIYCQHDINECDSKPCVNGGTCLDSYGTYKCSCPHGYTGLNCQNLVRWCDSSPCKNGGSCWQRGTIYTCECETGWTGHYCDVPSVSCQVAAKQRGVDVLQLCGNSGQCLDAGSSHYCQCQAGYTGSYCEEQVDECTPNPCQNGATCTDFLSGYACKCIPGYVGTNCSEEINECFSQPCQNGGTCIDLINHYKCSCPRGTQGDHCEIDVNDCAPFSNPLTKEPKCFNKGRCVDRVGGYHCACPAGYVGERCEGDVNECLSNPCHTRGTHNCVQLTNNYRCECRTGYTGLRCEEVFDGCKSRPCQNGGSCAVASNTPQGFICKCPPGYTGSTCEYDAQACGSLHCLNAGTCVSGPRSPRCLCPPAFSGPACQYPSSSPCTDNPCYNGGTCEYTSAPPYHRCVCPSRFDGLLCHILDPRSPGGFGREITPPPPAEVEESCPVAQCAERRGDRSCHAACNNHACGWDGGDCSLNFDDPWQNCTAALQCWRYFGDGRCDQQCNNAGCLYDGFDCQDAEVQCNPLYDQYCKDHYADGHCDQGCNKAECEWDGLDCADDVPEKMAAGRLVLVVYIVPEQLRNITSSFLRELSRVLHTNVLFRKDARGELMLYPYYGSDRELGKHNRKRSADWWGGGAAAAPGEVEGSLSRVLGRDRRELDHIQIKGSIVYLEIDNRQCLQQYEECFHSATDVAAFLGALASSGSLDIPYVIEAVRSESDPPPPVLYPVYVVLVGLGLLAFLGVGMVASRKRRREHGQLWFPEGFKSSEPSKKKRREPVGEDSVRLKPLKNPSDLALMDDTHQDWGDEESSDAKRFRQFEEQAILELEDQPDQRQWTQQHLDAADLRVPSVAPTPPQGEIESYCMDVNVRGPDGFTPLMIASCSGGGLETGNSEEEEDASANVISDFIYQGANLHNQTDRTGETALHLAARYARSDAAKRLLEASADANVQDNMGRTPLHAAVAADAQGVFQILIRNRATDLDARMQDGTTPLILASRLAVEGMVEELITCHADVNAIDDFGKSALHWAAAVNNVEAAIVLLKNGANKDLQDNKEETPLFLAAREGSYETAKVLLEHFANREITDHMDRLPRDIGQERMHHDIVRLMDEYNLVRSPPMHGGGSLGTTLSPPLCSPNGYLGSMKPQGQGKKARKPSAKGIGCKESKDVKAKKKASQDGKGSLLDGSGVLSPVDSLESPHGYLSDVASPPMMTSPFQPSPSMSLNHLQGMADPHMGLGHRGMPNKQELARMQFDPLPPRLTHLPVVGANGSAGMNGQCDWLSRMHAALSQPGPFNPMRGAGGQGGLHQGGGQHGMLASLHSGHPSQMMSYQGLQGAAHLLPSQQMQSLQQQLQQQSIQLQNSNTTSSQSFVGSELNAPELQQGPGGNASMPIHTLLPQETQILPSSVSQSMPSTQFLTPPSQHSYSGPMDTTPNQQLQVSKHPFLTPSPGSPDQWSSSSPHSNMSDWSEGISSPPTSMQSQMEHIPEQFK, encoded by the exons ATGCATCTTTTCTTTGTGAAACTAACTTTCCTGGTATCGTTTATCGCTCTAACTCGAG GCCTGCGATGCTCTACACCCACAGAGTCGTGTTTGAACCAGGGGAGGTGCGAAACCGCAGCAGATGGAAACGGAGAGTGCAA GTGTAGCCATGGTTTCGTGGGGAGCCGGTGCCAACACCGTGACCCCTGCCTGCCCTTCCCCTGCCAGCACGGCGCCTCGTGTCAAGCGGTGCCGCGCGGGAACTTGTACGAATACAGCTGCTCCGAGAACCTGTGCCTCAGTTCTCCCTGCCGGAACGGAGGCACCTGTGAGATGCTCAACCCCAGGGAGTGGAGGTGCCAGTGCCCCCCGGGGTGGTCAG ggaAAGCGTGCCAGCAGGCGGACCCCTGCACCTCCAGCCCCTGCGCCAACGGCGGCCGCTGCGTGCCCTTCGACGCGCACTACATCTGCCAGTGCGCGCCCTCCTTCTCCGGCCAGACGTGCGGGCAGGACGTCAACGAGTGCGCCCAGAGCCCCTCGCCGTGCAGGAACGGCGGGGTGTGCCGCAACGAGGTGGGCAGCTACCGGTGCCAGTGCCCGCGGGAGTACGCGGGGCAGAACTGCGAGCGGCGCTACCTGCCCTGCAGTCCCTCGCCCTGCCACAACGGGGGCACCTGCGTTCAGAGGGGCGACACCAGCTACGAATGTTCCTGCGTGCCAG GATTCTCAGGTCAGAACTGTGATCACAACATAGATGACTGCCCCGGGCATGAGTGCCATAACGGAGGAACCTGCGTAGATGGGGTCAACACCTACAACTGCCAGTGCCAGCCAGAGTTCACag gTCAGTTCTGCACCGAGGACGTGGACGAATGTCAGCTGATGCCCAACGCGTGCCAGAACGGCGGCACGTGCAACAACGCCTACGGCAGCTACCAGTGCGTGTGCGTCAACGGTTGGACGGGGGAGGACTGCAGCGAGAACATCGACGACTGCGCCAGCGCCGCCTGCTCGGCGGGCTCAATCTGCCACGACCGCGTGGCCTCCTTCTACTGCGAGTGCCCCCACGGGTCCAAGG GGCTGCTCTGCCACCTGAACGACGCCTGCATCAGCAACCCCTGTCAGAAAGGTTCCAACTGTGACACCAACCCCATCAGCGGCCGGGCGATCTGCACCTGCCCCCTGGGGTACTTTGGAGCCGCCTGTGACCAGGACATGGACGAGTGCTCTCTGG gaTCGAATCCGTGCGAGCACGCGGGGAAGTGCATCAACACCAAAGGCTCCTTCCAGTGCCGCTGTCAACATGGCTTCGTGGGGGCTCGCTGCGAGCTGGACGTCAACGAGTGCAAGTCCAACCCCTGCCGGAACGAAGCCACCTGCTTGGACCAGATAGGAAGCTTTCACTGCATCTGCATGCCAG GCTATGAGGGAGTTTTCTGTGAGGTCAACACCGACGAGTGTTCCAGCAACCCCTGCTTCAACAACGGCAAGTGCAAGGACAAGATCAACACCTTCGACTGCGAGTGCCCTACAG GCTTCAGTGGGAACCACTGCCAGATAGATATCGACGAGTGCGCCAGCACGCCTTGCCAGAACGGGGCACAGTGCACCGACGGGCCGAACAAGTACACCTGCAAATGCACTGAAG GCTACTCGGGACAGCACTGTGAGACGGAGATCAACGAGTGCTCCTCGGGCCCCTGTCACTACGGCGACTGTATAGATGGGCTGGCCACCTTCACCTGCAGCTGTCGCCCAGGTTACACGGGCCGCCTGTGCGAGACCAACATCAACGAGTGTCAATCTCAGCCTTGTAGGAACGGCGGGACCTGCCAGGACAGGGACAACGCCTACGTCTGCACCTGCCCCAAGGGCACAGTAG GGGTCAACTGTGAGGTCAACATAGACGACTGTCAGAGCAAGCCATGCGACTACGGGACCTGCAGAGACAAGATTGACGGCTACGAATGTGTCTGTGACCCCGGCTACACTG GCACCATGTGCAACATCAACGTGGACGAGTGTTCCCCCGACCCCTGCCACAACGGCGGCACCTGCCAAGACGGCATCAACGGCTTCACCTGCGCGTGCCCCGACGGTTACCACGACGCCACCTGCTTCTCCCAGGTCAACGAGTGCCTGAGCAACCCCTGTATCCACGGCCACTGTCAGGACAAAGTCAACGG GTACGACTGTCTGTGTGACTCGGGCTGGAGCGGGAAGGACTGCGACGTCAACAACAACGAGTGCGAGTCCAACCCGTGCATGAACGGAGGGACGTGCAAGGACATGACCAGCGGCTACACCTGCTCCTGCCGGGCAGGCTTTACTG GTCCCAGTTGCCAGGCCAACATCAACGAATGTGCGTCCAACCCGTGCCTCAACCAGGGCTCCTGTATCGACGACGTGGCGGGCTACAAGTGCAACTGCTTCCTCCCTTACACCG gtgagAACTGTGAGACGCTGCTGGCGCCCTGCAGCCCCTTGCCCTGTCAGAACGGAGGTGTTTGTCAAGAGTCTGAGGACTACGAGagcttctcctgtgtgtgtcccaagGGCTGGCAGG gcCACACCTGCGAGGTGGACATCAACGAGTGCGTGAAGAGCCCCTGTCTCCACGGCGCCACCTGCCAGAACAGCCCGGGCTCCTACCGCTGCAGCTGCAAGCCGGGCTACAGCGGCCGCGACTGCGAGGCCAACATGGACGACTGCAAACCCA ACCCCTGCAGCAACGGGGGTTTCTGCCAAGACGAGGTGAACTCCTTCGCGTGCAGCTGCCTTCCCGGCTTCCGAGGGACGAGGTGCGAGGAGGACATCAACGAGTGCGACAGCGACCCCTGCCAGAACGACGCCAACTGCACCGACTGCGTCAACAGCTACACCTGCACCTGCTCCCCGGGCTTCGGTGGCATCAACTGTGAGAACAACACGCCCGACTGCACCGAGAG CTCGTGTTTCAACAGTGGTACCTGCGTGGACGGCATCAACACCTTCACCTGTCTGTGCCCGCCGGGGTTCACGGGCATCTACTGCCAGCACGACATCAACGAGTGCGACTCCAAGCCCTGCGTCAACGGGGGCACCTGCCTGGACAGCTACGGAACCTACAAGTGCTCCTGTCCCCACGGATACACGGGCCTCAACTGCCAG aaCCTGGTGCGCTGGTGTGACTCGTCGCCCTGTAAGAACGGGGGCAGCTGCTGGCAGAGGGGCACCATCTACACCTGCGAGTGTGAGACAGGCTGGACGGGTCACTACTGCGACGTGCCCAGCGTGTCCTGCCAGGTGGCGGCCAAGcagagag gtgtgGACGTGCTGCAGCTGTGTGGTAACTCTGGTCAGTGTCTGGATGCAGGCAGCAGCCACTACTGCCAGTGTCAGGCGGGCTACACGGGCAGCTACTGCGAGGAGCAGGTGGACGAGTGCACGCCCAACCCCTGCCAGAACGGAGCGACCTGCACCGACTTCCTGAGTGGCTACGCCTGCAAG tgtATACCAGGCTACGTTGGGACCAACTGCTCCGAGGAGATCAATGAGTGTTTCTCCCAGCCCTGCCAGAACGGGGGCACCTGCATTGACCTGATCAATCACTACAAATGCTCCTGTCCCAGAGGAACACAAG GGGACCACTGCGAGATCGACGTCAACGACTGCGCCCCGTTTTCCAACCCGCTCACCAAGGAGCCCAAGTGCTTCAACAAGGGGAGGTGTGTGGACCGCGTGGGGGGCTACCACTGCGCGTGCCCGGCCGGCTACGTGGGCGAGCGCTGCGAGGGCGACGTCAACGAGTGCCTGTCGAACCCCTGCCACACCCGGGGGACTCACAACTGCGTGCAGCTCACCAACAACTACCGGTGCGAGTGTCGGACGGGATACACAG GCCTGCGCTGTGAGGAGGTGTTTGACGGTTGTAAGAGCAGACCCTGTCAGAATGGAGGCTCCTGTGCGGTGGCCAGCAACACTCCTCAGGGCTTCATCTGCAAGTGTCCACCT GGTTACACCGGCTCCACGTGCGAGTACGACGCCCAGGCGTGCGGCTCCCTCCACTGCCTCAACGCCGGCACCTGCGTCTCCGGCCCCCGGAGCCCCCGCTGCCTCTGCCCTCCTGCCTTCTCCGGGCCCGCGTGCCAgtaccccagcagcagcccctGCACGGACAACCCCTGCTACAACGGGGGCACCTGCGAGTACACCTCGGCGCCGCCGTACCACCGCTGCGTGTGCCCCTCCCGCTTCGACGGGCTGCTGTGTCACATCCTGGACCCGCGCTCCCCGGGCGGGTTCGGCCGCGagatcacccctcccccccccgccgaggtggaggagagctgcCCGGTGGCCCAGTGCGCCGAGCGACGGGGGGACCGCTCCTGCCACGCGGCGTGCAACAACCACGCCTGCGGCTGGGACGGCGGCGACTGCTCGCTGAACTTCGACGATCCCTGGCAGAACTGCACGGCGGCGCTGCAGTGCTGGCGCTACTTTGGCGACGGGAGGTGCGACCAGCAGTGCAACAACGCCGGCTGCCTCTACGACGGCTTCGACTGCCAGGATGCGGAGGTGCAGTGCAA CCCGCTGTACGACCAGTACTGCAAGGACCACTACGCGGACGGCCACTGCGACCAGGGCTGCAACAAGGCCGAGTGCGAGTGGGACGGCCTGGACTGCGCCGACGACGTCCCCGAGAAGATGGCGGCGGGCCGCCTGGTCCTCGTGGTCTACATCGTGCCCGAGCAGCTGCGCAACATCACCTCGTCGTTCCTGCGCGAGCTCAGCCGCGTGCTCCACACCAACGTGCTGTTCCGGAAGGACGCGCGCGGCGAACTCATGCTCTACCCGTACTACGGCAGCGACCGGGAACTCGGGAAGCACAACAGGAAGCGCTCGGCcgactggtgg ggggggggggcggcggctgCGCCGGGCGAGGTGGAGGGGAGCCTGTCCCGAGTGCTCggaagagacaggagggagctggACCACATTCAGATTAAAGG GTCGATCGTGTACCTGGAGATCGACAACCGCCAGTGCCTGCAGCAGTACGAGGAGTGCTTCCACAGCGCCACGGACGTGGCCGCTTTCCTGGGGGCCCTGGCCTCCAGCGGCAGCCTCGACATCCCCTACGTCATCGAGGCCGTCCGCA GTGAGTCggaccctcctccccccgtgCTCTACCCCGTCTACGTGGTCCTGGTCGGGCTGGGGCTGCTGGCCTTCCTGGGCGTGGGGATGGTGGCGTCCAGGAAGCGGCGGCGCGAGCACGGACAGCTGTGGTTCCCCGAGGGCTTCAAGAGCAGCGAGCCCAGCAAGAAGAAGAGACGGGAGCCCGTTGGGGAGGACTCGGTGAGGCTGAA ACCTCTGAAGAACCCTTCGGACCTGGCCCTGATGGACGACACTCACCAGGACTGGGGGGACGAGGAGTCGTCCGACGCCAAGCGCTTCAGG CAGTTTGAGGAGCAGGCGATTCTGGAGCTGGAGGACCAGCCGGACCAGCGGCAGTGGACCCAGCAGCACCTGGATGCAGCCGACCTGCGGGTCCCCTCCGTGGCCCCCACTCCACCCCAGGGAGAGATCGAGAGCTACTGCATGGATGTGAACGTCAGAGGACCAG ACGGCTTCACCCCCCTGATGATCGCCTCCTGCAGCGGCGGGGGCCTGGAGACGGGcaacagtgaggaggaggaggacgcgTCGGCCAACGTCATCAGCGACTTCATCTACCAGGGTGCCAACCTCCACAACCAGACGGACCGCACGGGCGAGACGGCCCTCCACCTGGCGGCGCGCTACGCCCGCTCCGATGCCGCCAAGCGCCTGCTGGAGGCCAGCGCCGACGCCAACGTCCAGGACAACATGGGCCGGACGCCGCTGCACGCCGCCGTGGCCGCCGACGCCCAGGGAGTCTTCCAG ATTCTGATCAGGAACCGGGCCACAGATCTGGACGCCCGCATGCAGGACGGCACCACCCCTCTGATCCTGGCCTCCAGGCTGGCCGTGGAGGGCATGGTGGAGGAGCTCATCACCTGCCACGCTGACGTCAACGCCATTGACGACTTCG GTAAATCTGCCCTGCACTGGGCAGCCGCTGTCAACAATGTGGAGGCAGCCATCGTACTGCTGAAGAATGGTGCCAACAAGGACCTGCAGGACAACAAA GAGGAAACCCCTCTGTTCCTGGCCGCCAGGGAGGGCAGCTACGAGACGGCCAAGGTCCTCCTGGAGCACTTTGCCAACCGCGAGATCACCGACCACATGGACCGGCTGCCCCGGGACATCGGCCAGGAGCGCATGCACCACGACATCGTCCGCCTCATGGACGAGTACAACCTGGTCCGCAGCCCGCCGATGCACGGGGGGGGGTCCCTCGGCACCACCCTCTCCCCGCCGCTGTGCTCCCCCAACGGCTACCTGGGGAGCATGAAGCCCCAGGGCCAGGGCAAGAAAGCCCGCAAGCCCAGCGCCAAGGGCATCGGCTGCAAGGAGAGCAAGGACGTCAAGGCCAAGAAGAAGGCGTCCCAGGATGGGAAGGGCAGCCTCCTGGACGGCTCGGGGGTGCTCTCCCCCGTCGACTCGCTGGAGTCCCCCCACGGGTACCTCTCGGATGTGGCCTCTCCTCCCATGATGACCTCTCCCTTCCAGCCGtccccctccatgtccctcAATCACCTCCAGGGCATGGCCGACCCCCACATGGGACTAGGCCACCGGGGCATGCCCAACAAGCAGGAGCTGGCGCGGATGCAGTTCGACCCGCTGCCGCCCCGCCTCACCCACCTACCGGTGGTGGGCGCCAACGGCTCGGCGGGCATGAACGGGCAATGCGATTGGCTGTCCAGGATGCACGCCGCCCTGAGCCAGCCCGGCCCGTTCAACCCCATGAGGGGcgcgggggggcaggggggcttgCACCAGGGCGGGGGGCAGCATGGCATGCTGGCGTCGCTTCACAGCGGCCATCCGTCCCAGATGATGAGCTACCAGGGCCTGCAGGGCGCCGCACACCTCCTGCCAAGCCAGCAGATGCAGtccctccagcagcagctccagcagcagagcATCCAGCTTCAGAACTCCAACACGACCAGCAGCCAGAGTTTTGTCGGCAGCGAGCTGAACGCCCCCGAGCTCCAGCAAGGCCCAGGAGGCAACGCCAGCATGCCCATCCACACCCTCCTTCCCCAGGAGACCCAGATACTGCCCTCCTCTGTCAGCCAGTCCATGCCCAGCACCCAGTTCCTCACCCCGCCTTCGCAGCACAGCTACTCTGGCCCCATGGACACCACGCCCAACCAGCAGCTGCAGGTGTCCAAACACCCTTTTCTGACCCCTTCTCCTGGCTCCCCCGACCAATGGTCAAGCTCCTCCCCGCATTCTAACATGTCCGATTGGTCAGAGGGAATTTCGAGTCCTCCAACCAGCATGCAGTCTCAGATGGAACATATACCAGAGCAATTTAAGTAG
- the ubac1 gene encoding ubiquitin-associated domain-containing protein 1 isoform X2 has translation MFVQEEKIFAGKLLKIHVCTMEGTEWLEEVTDDTTIDKLKEKCLKHYVHGSLEDPKTLTHHKLIHAASERILTETKTVAEENLKDKDVLLLVKKRPPPPPPKMADISADEKKQDNKAPDKDAILKATAGLSTRHTDRTVTQHNIRDFQTELRKILVSLIEVAQKLLALNPDAVELFKKANAMLDEDEEDRVDESALQQLTEMGFPESRAIKALRLNHMSVTQAMEWLIEHVDDPSVDTPLPSLEAPGAAAASAPSPISSSVASSHLLLRSHSQPSAEDSGRQDELTEIFKRIRRKREFRPDSRAVIALMEMGFDEKEVIDALRVNNNQQDAACEWLLGDRKPSPEDLDKGIDTNSPLFQAILENPVVQLGLTNPKTLLAFEDMLENPLNSTQWMNDPETGPVMLQISRIFQTLNRT, from the exons ATGTTTGTTCAAGAAGAAAAGATATTCGCGGGGAAATTATTAAAAATCCACGTTTGTACCATGGAGGGCACGGAGTGGCTGGAAGAAGTTACAGATGACACCACTATTGACAAACTCAAAGAGAAGTGCTTGAAACAT TACGTCCATGGGAGTCTTGAAGACCCTAAAACACTCACCCATCACAAGCTCATCCACGCTGCTTCAGAGAGGATCCTCACAGAAACTAAAACTGTAGCTGAAGAAAACTTGAAAGATAAAG ATGTCCTCCTATTGGTCAAGAAAaggcctccaccaccacctccaaaaATGGCTGATATATCCGCAGATGAAAag AAGCAGGACAACAAGGCACCAGACAAAGACGCCATCCTGAAGGCCACCGCTGGCCTCTCTACCCGCCACACCGACCGCACTGTCACCCAGCACAACATCCGAGAC TTTCAGACTGAACTCAGGAAAATCCTCGTCTCCCTCATCGAAGTGGCCCAGAAGCTGCTCGCGTTGAACCCCGACGCCGTGGAACTCTTTAAGAAGGCCAACG CCATGTTggatgaggacgaggaggaccgGGTGGATGAGTCGGCCCTTCAGCAGCTGACAGAGATGGGCTTCCCCGAGAGCAGAGCCATCAAAGCCCTCAGACTAAACCA CATGTCGGTGACCCAGGCCATGGAGTGGCTGATTGAGCATGTAGACGACCCTTCCGTGGACACCCCCCTACCCAGCCTGGAGGCCCCTGGGGCAGCCGCCGCTTCCGCCCCCAGCCCCATCTCATCCTCCGTGGCCTCcagccacctcctcctccgctctcaCTCCCAGCCCAGCGCGGAGGACAGCGGCCGGCAGGATGAGCTCACTGAAATCTTCAAGAGGATCCGCAGGAAACGAGAGTTCAGGCCTGACTCACGG GCGGTGATTGCACTGATGGAGATGGGCTTCGATGAGAAGGAGGTGATCGACGCACTGCGGGTTAACAACAACCAACAGGATGCCGCG TGCGAGTGGCTGCTGGGGGACAGGAAGCCGTCTCCAGAAGACCTGGACAAGGGCATCGACACCAACAGTCCTCTGTTCCAGGCTATCCTGGAGAACCCTGTGGTCCAGCTGGGACTCACCAACCCCAAGACCCTACTGG CATTTGAAGACATGTTGGAAAACCCTCTCAACAGCACGCAGTGGATGAACGACCCAGAAACTGGGCCTGTCATGCTGCAGATCTCCAGAATCTTCCAGACACTGAATCGCACATAG
- the ubac1 gene encoding ubiquitin-associated domain-containing protein 1 isoform X1: MFVQEEKIFAGKLLKIHVCTMEGTEWLEEVTDDTTIDKLKEKCLKHYVHGSLEDPKTLTHHKLIHAASERILTETKTVAEENLKDKDVLLLVKKRPPPPPPKMADISADEKKKQDNKAPDKDAILKATAGLSTRHTDRTVTQHNIRDFQTELRKILVSLIEVAQKLLALNPDAVELFKKANAMLDEDEEDRVDESALQQLTEMGFPESRAIKALRLNHMSVTQAMEWLIEHVDDPSVDTPLPSLEAPGAAAASAPSPISSSVASSHLLLRSHSQPSAEDSGRQDELTEIFKRIRRKREFRPDSRAVIALMEMGFDEKEVIDALRVNNNQQDAACEWLLGDRKPSPEDLDKGIDTNSPLFQAILENPVVQLGLTNPKTLLAFEDMLENPLNSTQWMNDPETGPVMLQISRIFQTLNRT, translated from the exons ATGTTTGTTCAAGAAGAAAAGATATTCGCGGGGAAATTATTAAAAATCCACGTTTGTACCATGGAGGGCACGGAGTGGCTGGAAGAAGTTACAGATGACACCACTATTGACAAACTCAAAGAGAAGTGCTTGAAACAT TACGTCCATGGGAGTCTTGAAGACCCTAAAACACTCACCCATCACAAGCTCATCCACGCTGCTTCAGAGAGGATCCTCACAGAAACTAAAACTGTAGCTGAAGAAAACTTGAAAGATAAAG ATGTCCTCCTATTGGTCAAGAAAaggcctccaccaccacctccaaaaATGGCTGATATATCCGCAGATGAAAag AAGAAGCAGGACAACAAGGCACCAGACAAAGACGCCATCCTGAAGGCCACCGCTGGCCTCTCTACCCGCCACACCGACCGCACTGTCACCCAGCACAACATCCGAGAC TTTCAGACTGAACTCAGGAAAATCCTCGTCTCCCTCATCGAAGTGGCCCAGAAGCTGCTCGCGTTGAACCCCGACGCCGTGGAACTCTTTAAGAAGGCCAACG CCATGTTggatgaggacgaggaggaccgGGTGGATGAGTCGGCCCTTCAGCAGCTGACAGAGATGGGCTTCCCCGAGAGCAGAGCCATCAAAGCCCTCAGACTAAACCA CATGTCGGTGACCCAGGCCATGGAGTGGCTGATTGAGCATGTAGACGACCCTTCCGTGGACACCCCCCTACCCAGCCTGGAGGCCCCTGGGGCAGCCGCCGCTTCCGCCCCCAGCCCCATCTCATCCTCCGTGGCCTCcagccacctcctcctccgctctcaCTCCCAGCCCAGCGCGGAGGACAGCGGCCGGCAGGATGAGCTCACTGAAATCTTCAAGAGGATCCGCAGGAAACGAGAGTTCAGGCCTGACTCACGG GCGGTGATTGCACTGATGGAGATGGGCTTCGATGAGAAGGAGGTGATCGACGCACTGCGGGTTAACAACAACCAACAGGATGCCGCG TGCGAGTGGCTGCTGGGGGACAGGAAGCCGTCTCCAGAAGACCTGGACAAGGGCATCGACACCAACAGTCCTCTGTTCCAGGCTATCCTGGAGAACCCTGTGGTCCAGCTGGGACTCACCAACCCCAAGACCCTACTGG CATTTGAAGACATGTTGGAAAACCCTCTCAACAGCACGCAGTGGATGAACGACCCAGAAACTGGGCCTGTCATGCTGCAGATCTCCAGAATCTTCCAGACACTGAATCGCACATAG